The following are from one region of the Anguilla rostrata isolate EN2019 chromosome 7, ASM1855537v3, whole genome shotgun sequence genome:
- the cfap97 gene encoding cilia- and flagella-associated protein 97 — MYSPKELEGEVDHSFFDSDCEEHGKEDRGDSTAVSGGNSEGHEQMEPAVSGEGNSPLPKEDKGNGSVDENRSRPSSASSLLSFEEKSEADGELDKNPSTHFQITAKIPTGLSAEENGKHNHEDDDEDGYKRSEEDTEEESDQKPTKSKAATHCLSKKSSGKFRSGKHSPVSSSKSDSSYSSTEDSSASEASPQRIPACSPPYRAKLGALARREKLRLPPEESEDTVTDVTPLSTPDISPVQSFELALRKDGERERVIVRQQNVLGGLAADDVGSISEAFMKVNKRLESELVIESSGRRPRKNYSFSNDDVVRIDRENQRLLRELTRRSPRPKSGATKKPGSPPVRPCHSALNRQREQQRIERENMAFLKRLETAKATPGMKRSEQLSDYQRQARYLGAASPSKSERSPSSRSSAGKSSRLSSASSVHRARPASSVSTAVSKTSRTAWP, encoded by the exons ATGTATAGCCCTAAGGAGCTTGAAGGAGAAGTAGATCATTCTTTCTTTGACAGTGATTGTGAGGAACACGGAAAAGAAGACAGGGGAGATAGCACGGCTGTCAGTGGTGGGAACTCCGAAGGCCACGAGCAGATGGAGCCTGCAGTGTCAGGAGAGGGAAACTCCCCTCTGCCGAAAGAAGACAAGGGTAACGGCTCCGTGGACGAGAACCGTAGCCGACCATCAAGCGCTTCTTCACTCCTTTCTTTTGAAGAGAAATCTGAAGCAGACGGCGAGCTGGACAAGAATCCCAGCACCCATTTTCAGATCACCGCCAAAATCCCCACCGGCCTTTCGGCTGAGGAGAACGGGAAGCACAACCATGAGGATGATGACGAAGACGGTTACAAAAGGAGCGAAGAAGACACCGAAGAGGAGTCGGATCAGAAACCAACCAAGAGTAAAGCTGCAACCCATTGCCTATCGAAGAAGTCCAGCGGGAAGTTTAGGAGCGGAAAACACAGCCCCGTTTCCTCGTCTAAATCGGACAGTTCATATAGCAGCACAGAGGACAGCTCCGCTTCCGAGGCATCTCCCCAGCGGATCCCTGCGTGCTCCCCTCCGTACCGAGCCAAACTGGGCGCGCTCGCGCGCAGAGAAAAGCTCAGGCTCCCTCCGGAGGAATCGGAGGACACGGTGACGGATGTGACCCCGCTGTCCACCCCGGACATAAGCCCCGTCCAGTCCTTTGAGCTCGCACTGAGAAAGGACGGCGAGAGGGAGCGAGTGATCGTCAGGCAGCAAAATGTTCTCGGCGGACTTGCCGCAGATGACGTGGGCTCTATCTCAGAAG CTTTTATGAAAGTGAACAAGCGGCTGGAGAGTGAGCTGGTGATAGAGAGTTCCGGAAGGAGGCCGCGTAAGAACTACTCGTTCAGCAACGACGACGTGGTGCGCATCGACCGGGAGAACCAGCGGCTCCTGCGGGAGCTCACCCGCCGCAGCCCCCGGCCCAAGAGCGGCGCCACGAAGAAGCCCGGCAGCCCGCCGGTGCGGCCGTGCCACAGCGCCCTCAACAGGCAGCGCGAGCAGCAGCGCATCGAGCGCGAGAACATG GCTTTCCTGAAGAGGCTGGAGACGGCCAAGGCCACCCCTGGCATGAAGAGGTCCGAGCAGCTGTCCGACTACCAGCGCCAGGCCAGGTACCTGGGAGCTGCTTCCCCTTCCAAATCCGAGCGCTCCCCCTCCAGCAGGAGCTCAGCAG GTAAGAGCAGCAGGCTTTCCAGTGCCTCCAGTGTGCACAGAGCAAGACCAGCATCCAGCGTGTCCACTGCCGTTTCCAAGACCAGCAGGACTGCCTGGCCttga